In Monodelphis domestica isolate mMonDom1 chromosome 1, mMonDom1.pri, whole genome shotgun sequence, the sequence ctaaatacaaacaagataaattacagaataaactgaagataatcaatagaggaaaGGTGATAGCattaagggggattgggaaaggcttcttccaAAACATTGGATTTGAGCTGGCACTTGAAGAAAGACAAAGAGgctaggaggtggagatgaggagggaaaacattccaggtATGAGAGATGCCAGTGGAAATGCCCACTATTGGGAGAATGGTACAAAGGGCAGCAGGGAAGCCAATGTTATGACACTATCgaacatatggaaaaaaataagatgtAAGGAGATTGGAAAGCTGTTGGGGGTGGGAATGacaggttataaaggactttcttggaatgtcaaacagaagattttatatttgatcctggaggtgatagagagccattggaatttattgagggTGACATATCAGACctctgctttaggaagatcagtttgacagctaTGAATGGAGAATGTGGGAAGAAGCTTGACATAGGGGACTAATCAGCAGATTATTGAAATAGTCCATTTGTGAGGTGATGAAGGTCTCTACTGGGATGATGgcagtcagaggagagaagggggcatatgcAATAGAtgttacaaaagaagaaatgacaagacttaGTAACAGATTAGGTATGggtagggagagagaatgaggaatttGAGCATGAAACCAAGGTTTTGAGCCTGGGTATCTGGAAAGATGGCTGTGCTTTTGACAGTAATCACAGGATTTAGAAGAGGAAGGGATTGGGGGaggagataatgaattcagttttggacatattgagtttaggATGTCTATGAGATATCCAGTTTGAGAATAATAGtcagttggagagagagagagaaatctggaggtcagcagagacaTTAGAGCTTGattaaatagatttgagaatcatcaatatACATGTGATAATTGAAACCATAAGAATTGATGATATGATTGAGTGAAATGGTGTAGTGGGAGAAAGAGTTCCAGGAGAGAGTTTCAGGGGACATCCATAGTTAGCAAGTGTGACCTTGATAAAGATTCACccaggagactgagaaggagcagcCAGAGATAGGAACACGAGGCTAGAATAGTGTTAGGAAAActttgagagaagaaaatatcaaggagaagaaggtgattgacagtgtcaaaggctgcagagaggtcaagaaagatgagaactgagaaaatccattacatttggcATTGGTAAGTTGGAAAGAACAGTTTTGGTAGAATAAAGAGATTGGAAGTCAAACTgcagagagatgagaaaagagtgagagaaaaggaaggggtgCTCTCTATCAAAGACTGCctcttcaaggagtttagccatacAAAAGGAGAGGGGGATAACTAGGGTAGATGGATGGAATAAATGAAGGTTTTTTGAGTTTGGGAGAAATATGGATGTGTGTAAGCAGTTGGGAAGTAGGTGATGTAAAGGAAaagattgaagataagtgagagaATGGGAATGATAGCAGAGATCATCTGCTGGAGAAGGCAGAAGGGATGGGATTATTTATACAGAAAGAGAAGTTTACCTGGGCAAAAAAAGGGTCATATGTAACATGTATGTAACAGGAGTGAAGGTGAAAGTGGCATAAGGCATCTGGGAAGTGGGAAATGAAGAGGAGGGGAGGATAAGGCACTCtcagttatttttcttaaatttttttagctgagaggaggaggagagggagatcTATGGGAGGTTTGagaagggatgaaaaggtttggaataaCTTCTGTGGTGAATGAGGTAGTACGAGTGCTGAAAAGAAGCAAAACATTTATATGTACCTACTACAAGCCAAACACTGtgcaaatattatattatttgagtCTATTTGagagactttacaaatattattatattatttgagtCAATTAGGGAGctataaaaggattgccttgctgcTATGATGACCTAGTCAAGATATGTAACCTAAATTTGTAGTGGATCAGTCAGTATGGTTTCTTGATTATTCTCTAGCTTTGTTCAGTAGCAGATGAGTAGAAACAAAGATATGGTGGGAGTAATCCAGTAATCTAGATGTTTGGTAAGACAAGATTTTGAGTAGGGTAAAGATGCAAGAGACTCAAAAGAAGAGACAAGTAGAGAGTTGAATTGGTTCATCAAAGGTTTaagatggggaaaggaagagaatgaagtcAAGTGCAGAAGTAATGACCTGGGTAGGAATTAAGAGgttaatgaataataaattagGGGACTTGGTAAGGCTTGGGATCTCAAGacagtgggaagggaagaatgacAGCAGATTGTGATCAGATAAAGGAAATTCAGAGTTCACAAAAAATGAAAGTGGTCCATGTTGGTGATGTCAAGATCAAAGGTATGACCGTCTTTATGTGTGGTTGAAGTGGGATTGTTAATGTAGATTTACCCAGTCAGAATAGCTATGAGTACTCACCTTCTAGAAAACTCCACATTCATCACAGAATATACACtatttctctgagccttagtcACATGACCTTGGCAAAAAGGTATGATTaaatatagcattttattttatttttttaatggaatcaaTGAAAGGACTAAATACTATAGACAGAACATTCATCACATGGCTGCATGTGAAAGCTTTTCATAGCTTCTCCTAGATCCAGGCTACTCAAAACAGTATATAGACAATCTCCAAAGCTAAAAGTTATAGGAAAGACACAGTTGAGTTTGTTTAGCTCCATATAGCTACTTCTTTTGGAAATGGATTGCTAGAAATACAACATATCTGATTAATTAATTCTGTGATTTAATTTATGGCCTCTTGGGAGAGGGCTAATCTCTGAACAGGGGCGGGAGGTGTTTGGGAACTGGAGCTATTCCTCAGTTCTGTTATTTCTCCCCTAACAGTTTTCATGATCACCAAATCCACTCTCCAGTTGTTATTTGCCTCAATGTTCGTTGGTTGGGCTAATTCCAACAATTTCTCCCAGCTTGTTCATTGCTAGTGGAGCAGTGAGGTATTGGCAAGGATAGGCTAGACATGAGTGAGATTCAGTCTTCTCTTTTCACCTTCTCACCAGCCAGACCTTTTTGCTCTGTATCCTTGAATCCATTCCAATAGGTATCCAAGCTTGCTTGCTTCCTTATAAAGTTAGCAGTGGGGAGACTGATAAGTGAGTGGAGTGCAAAAACTACCTAATATCTATTAATTGGTATAATCTTTGAAGTAACGAGGGTCTTCTGGAATGCTTTCTGAGTGCTGTAGTCTCAGAGTATCCATCAACTCACATAATAAATCTGGGAGTTCGAAGACCATGATTGGCAATGGTTCTTCCAAGTGTTTATCTATGGGAAATCTGGACTGGAGAATCTCCCCATGGGCTCTCTCCTTAGGGAAGTTTGCCtgaataaaagaggaaaacatctgGCCACACTCGTCTATCACCACAGTTTTATAATACTAAATGGAAATCTTTGGGATGTCTAGAGAGAATTATCCATATGTTTCCAATTTATGGACCAGTATTATTGACTAACAATCAGCCCTTGCTTAAACTGTTCTAGAGATTGGTCTTTTAGACCATTTTGCAAGCTATCATTTCCCCTTCAAAAACTAATTTTAGCCTTTAGTATTGCCGAGTGTTGGTCTGACAAGATGATATTTGCAATGACAAATTGCGGTCCAAGGAGTCTGAGATGGAATGAAAATCTCTTCAACGTCCTGGTCAACCAACCTACTGAGGTTTAAGAAATCCTAAATACATGTTTCCCAATGTAAATCATGCCATTTTCTTTTGGAGGAAAACTTCTCTCTTTACAATAATTCTTGcttataaagttttttttgttttgttttgttttagtcttgacttgtgatttcatcattttGGAGAATTCTTTCCATTGCCTCAGATTGGCAAATCACCTGCAATTTATGGTCTTAAAAACTCTCGTGGACTCTGAAAGGTTAAACTACTTGTCACAGATCACACAATCCAGAAGTCcatgaacttaggtcttctaaACTCCAAAGGTGATACTATAACAACTATGCAAAACAACCTCTAGTTTTTTTGATATGCTAATTATGAAACTGGTTTTTGAATGAATTTCACCCTTAGACCCcaaaaagtactttttttttttttaataaccttctAAAGCTTTATGTGACATAAGGTACTATTGCTCTTTGGGTTGGCAACTTATTCTCCCAAGACTGTAAACTTTTTGAAGATCAGAAACAACATCTCATAAATAACCCCAGGATTCTGTTCTACAGATTATTTTACTGCCTCTCCAAGAACACTATTTAAGAAAAAActttaatcattcttttttttaaatttctcttcccttccaacttaaaatcaatactgtttattggttctgagacaaaagagcagtaaggactagacaatggcccaaggtcacacagctaggaagtatctgagatcagatttgaatctaagacctcctgtctttaggcctggctctcaatccactgagccacctaattgcgcCCTCAATACttctttaattcatttcttcttctcaaCTCACCTTCATAACCTCCTTGTCAAccaccttttcttttaaaattaaaaaaaaaacatttattaagcacaaaaaagcaaaaaaaagtttCTGGTAGAAGTTTATAtcctaatgaaagaaaaaaacgtAAAATAACTAGATGCATACAAGAAAAATACAGAAGAGAGGGGACATAATCTCAGAGGAGAAGGCACTCTCAACTGGaatttttttattacataaattaaCCAATTTATTGATGAACTTTTGGGCTACAGAAATTTGTTAAGTAAAAGCTTTTCCTGGTCTTTCAATTCCTTCAGTCTTCTGATGGCAGATTTGACTGTGACTGCAGAGATGGTATTATAGGTCCATGCACCACCCGCTACTGTTTTCATACATGATCCACAATGCCAGATACCCATAGCACATCTCTTCATTTTGGTCTTGCCACAGAAGGAACAGGTATACTTGGTGTGCTGGCTAATTTCAATTTTCTTCACCATTTTCCTGAGAAATGCACCATAATATGTTCCATATTTACCAACAATTCTGACCTTCTTGGTACATTTTGCTATGTTGCCAGGTGCAGGTCCAGGGCTTGGagagccattttttaaaaacccttaccttccattttggagtctatactgtgtattggctccaaggcagaagagtgggaagggctaggcaatgggggttaagtgacttgcccagggtcacacggctgggaagtgtttgaTTCCCTTTACTCCTGTAAAAAGGaattattaattccttttctaatttaataGGACTTGGAGgttctcttaccatagagatgtgtagggattaaccagctcactgcgacaggaagtagaaaccacagagacaggaagtgaggtaggggaAGGTTATAAAAGGGGCCCTGTATGAGTTGGTTGGCCTAacagttgctgacagttggggGAGGGGTCCATTGCTGACTGTGGAGGCTTGATGACAGTTAGGGCTGGGATTTGGTCATTGGGGATTGGTTGCTGGTAGTGTGGGTTGGTGATTCTATCCCAGCTTCACCATTGATTAGTTATGTGGCCTCAAAGCCATTACCTCTCCTTGGTCCTTCTCAGTAccatcagagaaataaaaaaattggatTAGATGTTCCTCACACACCTCCATCTCTTCAGTTATGGTGCCATGATCAAATCAATTCTGCAATTATTCTTGAATGGTGCAGGCCAAGTATATTTCAATGTAGTCCCATTCATCATCCCAGGAACCTTCTGGACCAAAGTGCCAAAGTACTCCTCCTTGACCACTATTCACTTATGAGGGGaaggattatttttgttttgatattttttatcccCAGTGACTAGAATAGTGTTTGGCACActgaaggcatttaataaatgctttttcattcattcagtagttatttaataaatattttattatactttttgGTAGATTATCTAGTTATAGGTGTTTAGCACATATTAAATATGCtgcttttttttgcttttgaattaatttatttagtcaatttagaaccttattccttggttacaataatcacattatttccctccttcccctccccccactcttcccacagccaaggtgcaatttcattgggtattacttgtgtccttgatcagaacctatttccatgtcgttggtgtttgcattaggatgttcatttagagtctatatcctcagccatatcccctcgactcatgtgattaagcagttgtttttcttctgtgtttctactcccacagtttttcctgtggatgtggatagtgttctttctcatagatccctccagattgttcagggacactgcactgacactaatggagaagtccattaccttcgattgtaccacagtgtatcagtctctgtgtacaatgttctcctggttctgctccttttgctctgcatcacttcctggaggttgttctagtctccgtggaattcctccactttatttttttttttgcacaatagtattccatcaccaacagataccacaatttgttcagccattccccaatttgaagggcatcccctcattttccaatgttttgctaccacaaagaacgcagctatgaatattcttgtacaagtcttttcccttattatctctttggggtacaaacccagcagtgctatggctggatcaaagggcagacagtcttttagcacccattTGAAtatgttgcttttttaaaataaaaaaatgtcagCTACTTGACTGGATATCATTCTTACAAATCTACAAAAggtatatatgtgcatgcatgtgtgtatattggTGAGTAATTCAGCTTAAACCTTCTAAAATTCCAGGAGAGGAGGTGAGGAAGAATACAGCCATATATAATAGAG encodes:
- the LOC100617059 gene encoding 60S ribosomal protein L37a-like; its protein translation is MVHATAKSQRVGGPHKRKAALKRAQQALFPEVPVFPQPPAYSRAIFNPDRFLKNGSPSPGPAPGNIAKCTKKVRIVGKYGTYYGAFLRKMVKKIEISQHTKYTCSFCGKTKMKRCAMGIWHCGSCMKTVAGGAWTYNTISAVTVKSAIRRLKELKDQEKLLLNKFL